From a region of the Micromonospora tarapacensis genome:
- a CDS encoding 3-hydroxyacyl-CoA dehydrogenase family protein, which produces MAREFTSVGVVGLGTMGAGIVEVFARNGIDVVAVEISDAALERGRANLTGSTDRAVTRGKLAEADRDALLARVDFQVGLDALHAVDLVIEAVPEQLDLKQRIFAELDRVCPPEAILATNTSSLSVTEVSVATARPKQVIGLHFFNPAPVMKLVEVVRTVVTSADVVADVEALCGRLGKVDVTISDRAGFIANALLFGYLNHAVGMVESRYATREDIDAAMKLGCGLPMGPLALMDLIGLDTAYEILDTMYRRGGRDRRHAPVPLLKQMVTAGLLGRKSGRGFYTYQRPGSPTVVPDEQTPVAVGPVGADGGIATAGAGSASPVTKVGVVGSGTMATGIIEVFARAGIEVVSVTRGAERSAQVFEAVQTSLDKGVVRGRLGEADRDAALGRINWSATLEHLADVDLVIEAVVEELSVKKAIFASLDEICKPGVVLATTTSSLPVIDVAMATQRPADVVGLHFFNPAPVMPLVEIVQTIRTSAETTATARAVCAALDKTAVVCGDRSGFVVNALLFPYLNDAVRMLETSYSTADDIDHAMKLGCGYPMGPFELLDVVGLDVALAIQRELYLELREPGFAPAPLLEHLVTAGYLGRKAGRGFRDHTHR; this is translated from the coding sequence GTGGCGCGCGAGTTCACCAGCGTGGGCGTGGTGGGTCTGGGCACCATGGGTGCCGGCATCGTGGAGGTCTTCGCCCGCAACGGCATCGACGTGGTCGCCGTGGAGATCTCCGACGCCGCCCTGGAGCGTGGCCGGGCCAACCTGACCGGCTCGACCGATCGCGCGGTGACCAGAGGCAAGCTCGCCGAGGCCGACCGGGACGCCCTGCTGGCCCGCGTCGACTTCCAGGTCGGGCTCGACGCGCTGCACGCGGTGGACCTGGTCATCGAGGCGGTGCCCGAGCAGCTCGACCTCAAGCAGCGGATCTTCGCCGAGCTGGACCGGGTGTGCCCGCCGGAGGCCATTCTCGCCACCAACACGTCGTCGCTGAGTGTCACCGAGGTCTCGGTCGCCACGGCCCGGCCCAAGCAGGTCATCGGCCTCCACTTCTTCAATCCAGCGCCGGTGATGAAGCTGGTCGAGGTCGTTCGCACGGTGGTCACCTCCGCCGACGTCGTCGCGGACGTGGAGGCGCTCTGCGGGCGGCTCGGCAAGGTCGACGTGACCATCAGCGACCGGGCCGGGTTCATCGCCAACGCGCTGCTCTTCGGCTACCTCAACCACGCGGTCGGCATGGTCGAGTCCCGGTACGCCACCCGCGAGGACATCGACGCCGCGATGAAGCTCGGCTGTGGGCTGCCGATGGGCCCGCTCGCGCTGATGGACCTGATCGGGCTGGACACCGCGTACGAGATCCTGGACACCATGTACCGCCGTGGCGGGCGGGACCGCCGGCACGCCCCGGTGCCGCTGCTCAAGCAGATGGTGACCGCGGGTCTGCTCGGCCGGAAGTCCGGCCGGGGCTTCTACACCTATCAGCGGCCGGGCTCACCGACGGTCGTACCGGACGAGCAGACGCCGGTCGCGGTGGGGCCGGTAGGCGCCGACGGCGGCATCGCGACCGCCGGTGCCGGCAGCGCGAGCCCCGTGACCAAGGTCGGAGTCGTCGGTTCCGGGACGATGGCCACCGGGATCATCGAGGTCTTCGCCAGGGCCGGGATCGAGGTCGTCTCGGTGACCCGGGGGGCCGAGAGGTCCGCCCAGGTCTTCGAGGCGGTCCAGACCTCGCTCGACAAGGGCGTCGTCCGGGGCAGGCTCGGCGAGGCGGACCGGGACGCCGCGCTCGGCCGGATCAACTGGTCGGCGACGCTGGAACACCTGGCCGACGTCGATCTGGTCATCGAGGCGGTGGTCGAGGAGTTGAGCGTCAAGAAGGCGATCTTCGCCAGCCTGGACGAGATCTGTAAGCCGGGCGTCGTGTTGGCCACCACCACCTCCTCGCTGCCGGTGATCGACGTGGCGATGGCCACCCAGCGCCCGGCCGACGTGGTGGGCCTGCACTTCTTCAACCCCGCTCCGGTCATGCCGCTGGTGGAGATCGTCCAGACGATCCGGACCTCGGCGGAAACCACGGCAACCGCCCGTGCGGTCTGTGCCGCGCTCGACAAGACCGCGGTGGTCTGCGGCGACCGGTCCGGTTTCGTCGTCAACGCGCTGCTGTTCCCCTACCTCAACGACGCGGTACGGATGCTGGAGACCAGCTATTCCACCGCCGACGACATCGACCACGCCATGAAGCTCGGCTGCGGCTACCCGATGGGGCCGTTCGAACTGCTCGACGTGGTCGGCCTGGACGTGGCGCTGGCCATCCAGCGGGAGTTGTACCTGGAACTGCGCGAGCCCGGCTTCGCGCCGGCACCGCTGCTGGAACACCTGGTCACCGCCGGCTACCTCGGTCGCAAGGCCGGCCGCGGATTCCGCGACCACACCCACCGGTGA